Proteins co-encoded in one Listeria ivanovii subsp. ivanovii genomic window:
- a CDS encoding ATP-dependent Clp protease ATP-binding subunit: MNCEKCNQNQATIQLYMNINGKRVEMPLCASCYAEVRNQANFGGNEFPSGGSPFDDIFRQLSGAANQANREHKSQAQVQTQAGNDGNGLLDEYGTNLTDIAKNNQLDPVIGRDKEIKRVIEILNRRNKNNPVLIGEPGVGKTAVVEGLANAIIAREVPTKLLNKEVILLDVASLVSGTGIRGQFEERMKQLIKELQERKNTILFIDEVHTIVGAGSAEGSMDAGNILKPALARGDLQMIGATTLKEYRTIEKDAALERRFQPVTVNEPTTEETLTILNGLKDKYEDFHEVVYSPEALKAAVELSTRYIQDRHLPDKAIDLMDEVGSKYNLAIEKLDENTVSERVAHLEEEKNQALQKEDYEKAAKVRDEISRLEENKTSNAFSERPVIQASDIQAIIEEKTGIPVGRLQENEQSKMKHLESNLSGKVIGQEDAVKKVAKAIRRSRVGLKAKHRPIGSFLFVGPTGVGKTELGRSLARELFGTSEAMIRLDMSEFMEKHSVSKLIGSPPGYVGHEEAGQLTEKVRRNPYSIILLDEIEKAHPDVQHMFLQILEDGRLTDSQGRTVSFKDTVIIMTSNAGATDTEASVGFNTTTDAKLEKGSDILAKLGAYFKPEFLNRLDSVIEFKSLEKDDLVQIIDLMLVDLNTMLAQEDVTIEVAPEVKEHLIDLGYDSKFGARPLRRTIQEHLEDAIADSLIDQPEATHLVATLNDEKEIVIKEQVTA; the protein is encoded by the coding sequence ATGAATTGCGAAAAATGTAATCAAAATCAAGCTACAATCCAATTATATATGAATATTAACGGCAAACGTGTCGAAATGCCACTTTGCGCGTCTTGTTATGCAGAAGTTAGAAATCAAGCAAACTTCGGGGGAAATGAATTTCCATCAGGTGGCTCTCCGTTCGACGATATTTTCCGTCAACTAAGTGGTGCTGCAAACCAAGCAAACCGCGAACACAAAAGTCAAGCGCAAGTACAAACTCAAGCAGGAAACGATGGCAATGGTTTGCTTGACGAATACGGTACTAATTTAACAGATATCGCAAAAAATAACCAACTAGATCCAGTCATCGGTCGTGATAAGGAAATTAAGCGTGTGATTGAAATATTGAATCGCCGCAATAAAAACAATCCAGTGCTCATTGGTGAACCTGGTGTTGGTAAAACTGCTGTTGTCGAAGGACTTGCAAATGCGATTATCGCTAGAGAGGTCCCAACGAAACTATTAAATAAAGAGGTCATTTTACTTGATGTCGCTTCGCTTGTTTCCGGCACAGGTATCCGCGGTCAATTTGAAGAACGTATGAAACAGCTAATCAAAGAATTGCAAGAACGTAAAAACACCATTTTATTCATTGATGAAGTACACACTATTGTTGGGGCAGGGTCGGCAGAAGGTTCGATGGATGCTGGCAACATTTTAAAACCTGCACTTGCTCGTGGTGACTTACAAATGATTGGTGCAACTACACTTAAAGAATACCGCACTATCGAAAAAGATGCGGCACTTGAACGTCGCTTCCAACCGGTGACAGTAAATGAACCAACTACAGAAGAAACATTAACTATTTTAAATGGTCTAAAGGATAAATATGAAGACTTCCATGAGGTTGTTTACTCACCTGAAGCATTAAAAGCAGCTGTAGAGCTAAGTACACGTTACATTCAAGATCGTCATTTACCCGATAAAGCCATCGATTTAATGGATGAAGTTGGTTCTAAATACAACTTAGCTATCGAAAAACTAGATGAAAACACCGTAAGTGAACGTGTTGCTCATTTAGAAGAAGAAAAAAATCAAGCTCTGCAAAAGGAAGACTATGAAAAAGCAGCCAAAGTTCGCGATGAAATTTCTCGCTTAGAAGAAAATAAAACTAGCAACGCTTTCTCGGAACGCCCTGTTATTCAAGCTTCTGATATCCAAGCAATCATTGAAGAAAAAACAGGTATCCCAGTCGGACGTTTACAAGAAAATGAACAATCAAAAATGAAACATCTTGAAAGCAACCTATCCGGAAAAGTAATCGGCCAAGAAGATGCTGTGAAGAAAGTGGCTAAAGCAATTCGTCGCAGCCGCGTCGGTCTAAAAGCGAAACATCGTCCAATTGGTTCCTTCCTATTTGTTGGACCAACTGGGGTCGGAAAAACAGAACTTGGTCGCTCGCTTGCTCGCGAATTATTTGGTACAAGTGAAGCAATGATTCGTTTAGACATGAGTGAATTCATGGAAAAACACAGTGTTTCTAAATTAATTGGTTCTCCTCCAGGTTATGTTGGTCACGAAGAAGCTGGACAATTAACTGAAAAAGTTCGCCGCAACCCATACAGCATCATTCTTTTAGATGAAATTGAAAAAGCGCACCCAGATGTTCAACATATGTTCTTACAAATTTTAGAAGATGGTCGTTTAACAGACTCTCAAGGTCGTACAGTTAGTTTTAAAGATACCGTCATCATTATGACAAGTAACGCTGGAGCAACTGACACAGAAGCTTCTGTCGGCTTTAATACTACTACTGATGCTAAACTTGAAAAAGGTTCTGACATTCTAGCAAAGCTAGGCGCATACTTCAAACCAGAATTCCTAAACCGTCTAGATAGCGTCATCGAGTTTAAATCACTTGAAAAAGATGATTTAGTACAAATTATTGACTTAATGCTTGTTGATTTAAATACGATGCTTGCTCAAGAAGATGTTACTATTGAAGTGGCACCCGAAGTAAAAGAACATTTGATAGACCTTGGATACGATTCTAAATTCGGTGCTAGACCCCTTCGCCGGACAATCCAAGAACATTTAGAAGATGCGATTGCTGACTCACTTATCGATCAACCAGAAGCAACACACTTAGTCGCAACGCTCAATGATGAAAAAGAAATTGTCATCAAAGAACAAGTAACTGCATAA
- a CDS encoding methylated-DNA--[protein]-cysteine S-methyltransferase, whose product MLKQTMNSPVGMLFISIEAAFITNISYDESTNWEIIAGEENELKLYMDLKRQLEAYFKGELEQFDLPLSLTGTPFQKRVWQALSEVEYGEVVSYKDIAISAGSPKAVQAVGQANRANPVPIIIPCHRCVKSNGELGGYNGTDLDKKQYLLALEKGLSLD is encoded by the coding sequence ATGCTAAAACAAACGATGAATTCACCAGTTGGCATGCTATTTATTAGTATTGAAGCAGCATTTATTACAAATATTTCCTATGATGAATCAACTAATTGGGAAATAATAGCGGGAGAAGAGAACGAACTAAAACTTTATATGGATTTAAAAAGGCAGCTAGAGGCTTATTTTAAAGGAGAGTTAGAGCAGTTTGATTTACCATTAAGCCTTACCGGAACACCTTTTCAAAAGCGAGTTTGGCAAGCATTAAGTGAGGTCGAGTACGGCGAGGTTGTTAGTTATAAAGACATTGCCATTTCAGCAGGAAGTCCGAAAGCAGTCCAAGCGGTGGGACAAGCTAACCGTGCTAATCCAGTTCCGATTATTATACCTTGTCACAGATGTGTGAAAAGTAACGGGGAACTTGGCGGGTATAACGGGACGGACCTAGATAAAAAACAATATTTATTGGCATTAGAAAAAGGCCTGAGTTTAGATTAA
- a CDS encoding CPBP family intramembrane glutamic endopeptidase, producing the protein MKSIKIDYKLVLGLILCALLVILTYQFPRVFWYLYGAGMLFLLSFVIFNDDLKKEYSFTKGILPGVFSGIVLYIVFYIGAFILKIMPGGLENSVAAAFNKYATDSWVIWLLLVVAIIPGEEIFWRGFVLKRLNNYFNPWFSNIFAALLCMIMMFPSGNFAAIIGIFVASLVWNVMYTYRSSLLMVYVSHLTFAFLLLAALPIY; encoded by the coding sequence TTGAAGAGCATCAAGATCGATTATAAACTTGTACTGGGACTTATTCTCTGTGCCCTACTTGTTATCTTAACATATCAGTTTCCTCGTGTTTTTTGGTATTTATATGGAGCTGGGATGTTATTTTTACTTAGTTTTGTGATTTTTAATGATGATTTAAAAAAAGAATATTCTTTTACTAAAGGAATATTACCTGGTGTTTTTTCTGGAATTGTTCTCTATATTGTCTTTTACATAGGTGCATTTATTCTTAAAATTATGCCTGGAGGTCTAGAAAATTCTGTGGCAGCTGCTTTCAATAAATATGCAACTGACTCTTGGGTGATTTGGCTACTACTTGTTGTTGCTATCATCCCTGGTGAAGAAATATTTTGGCGAGGATTTGTATTAAAACGCTTAAATAATTATTTTAATCCTTGGTTTTCCAACATTTTTGCCGCGTTATTATGTATGATAATGATGTTTCCAAGTGGTAATTTTGCCGCAATCATTGGAATATTTGTCGCTTCCCTCGTTTGGAATGTGATGTACACTTACCGTTCAAGTTTGCTTATGGTATATGTATCCCATTTGACTTTTGCGTTTTTACTACTTGCTGCTCTTCCAATTTATTAA
- a CDS encoding acyltransferase family protein, protein MVNTAEKRESYFDNAKFILIFLVVFGHFLQTFIAEYASVRVLYIYIYTFHMPAFILISGFFAKSFGQPGYLKKMMKKLILPYAFFQLIYSIFYYFLLNKENLSIKFLDPEWSLWFLLSLFFWNLMLLVFAKLKPWKSVTLALLIGLLAGYFDVIGGYLSLSRTLVFFPFFLVGFFLTKEHFYFLKTHFATIFSWIFIIILLIFIAMNPNLNDKWFLGSKPYGNFVEVKSLGLFIRFLVYFISFCSIAAFFSLVPRKRLFFTKWGKNTLYVYLLHGFFIKFFREGSQTEFQHSPTTFFLLFATTFALTVLLSSRLVKTVVQPVIELRTSMLHDVFSRLAKRESY, encoded by the coding sequence ATGGTAAACACCGCCGAGAAGCGAGAGAGTTATTTTGACAATGCCAAATTCATCTTGATTTTTTTAGTTGTTTTTGGTCATTTCCTCCAAACATTTATTGCGGAATATGCGAGTGTACGTGTTCTTTATATTTACATCTACACTTTTCATATGCCTGCCTTTATTCTTATATCTGGCTTTTTCGCCAAAAGTTTTGGTCAACCTGGTTATTTGAAAAAAATGATGAAAAAGTTAATTCTACCATATGCCTTTTTCCAGTTAATTTATAGTATTTTCTATTATTTTTTACTAAACAAAGAAAATCTATCTATTAAATTTTTAGACCCTGAATGGTCGCTATGGTTTTTACTTAGTTTGTTTTTTTGGAACTTAATGTTGCTTGTTTTTGCCAAACTAAAACCGTGGAAATCTGTTACGCTGGCTCTTTTAATTGGGCTTCTTGCTGGATATTTTGATGTGATTGGTGGTTACCTCAGCTTATCCCGGACACTTGTTTTTTTCCCTTTCTTTTTAGTTGGCTTCTTTTTAACAAAAGAGCATTTTTATTTTCTTAAAACACATTTTGCAACTATCTTTAGCTGGATTTTCATTATAATATTGCTTATTTTTATCGCGATGAACCCTAACTTAAACGATAAATGGTTTTTAGGTTCCAAGCCTTATGGTAATTTTGTTGAAGTTAAATCATTAGGGTTATTTATCCGTTTTTTAGTTTACTTTATTAGTTTTTGCTCGATTGCTGCTTTTTTCAGTTTAGTTCCAAGAAAGAGATTGTTTTTCACTAAATGGGGTAAAAATACACTTTACGTTTATTTACTACATGGATTCTTTATTAAGTTCTTTCGGGAAGGCAGTCAGACGGAATTCCAACATAGTCCAACTACTTTTTTCCTACTGTTCGCAACTACTTTCGCATTAACGGTACTATTATCTAGTCGCTTGGTGAAAACCGTTGTTCAGCCAGTGATTGAACTTCGAACTTCGATGCTACATGATGTGTTTAGTAGACTCGCAAAACGGGAAAGTTATTAG